GCTTTGATCCGGGCAAAGAAAACATCGGCGAGCCGCGATTGCTCGACCTCACCCGCGCATTTCTGGGCATTGTCGATGAAGAAGCCACCATTCCGACTGGCAAAACGGTGGTGCTGGCAAGCCGCAGCCCAGTGTCGCTGGTCGCCCCGAACAAGGGCGGCATCTTCGGAATCGCCTTGATTGAAGCATTGCAAGGCAAAGCGGATGTCGAAGGCGATGGCGCCGATGGTCTGGTGACGGTGGAAGAAGCGGCAACGTATCTGGAAAAGCGGGTGCCGGAATTGGCCCGCGAATTTGGCACCAGCCGCGAAGAAAAGGAACAAGAACCGATCGCGCTGCGGGGCACCAGCCGCTTCGAACTCACGCACAATCCCGCCGAATGGCCGCGTACCAAGGAACGCCTGGAAAAGTTTGCGAAACTCGCGGGCCAACTCTCCGACGCCGAGAAGCTCGAAGGCGAAAAGTTGCTCGGTCGCATGCCGAAACTCAAGGCGTTGAAGGAATTGCGTCAGGAGTATCAAAAGCTGGCCGATGGCGTGATCGCGCTGGGTGCCTTCCAAGATGCTCGCAAGCGGATCGAAGAATCCCGCGTGTTGGAACCGGAAATCGCCAAGAAGTATGCCGACCGCGTGATGGCCGGGATCGATCTGGTGGCGGATGAATACATCAAGATTCTGAATCGTGGCGAAATGACCGCGGATGCGATCAACGGCTTGTACAAGCGAGCCGATGAAACCGTGCCGCCGGAACTGGCCAAGAAGTTGGATTCCGCCAAGGAAATGGACCGTTTGGAGCTGAAAGATCTGCTCGCCGAAGCCCGATTGTCGCTGGGCAAACGCGAAGATTTGGACGGCACCAAAGACGCGGATATGTCGCTGCAAATGACGCTGGTGAAGCTCGATCCCTACACCATCTATATTGATGCGGAAGAGATCAAGCGGACGGAAAGCCAGTTGACGGGCCGCTTCACGGGGATTGGCGTGCAAATTCGCCGCGACCTCAGCCGCGACGGGCTGCTGGTCATCACCCCGATCAAGGGCAGCCCCGCCTACAAAGCTGGCCTGCAAGCAGGCGACCTGATTACGTCGATCATCCGCGAAGTGGACAACAACGGCGATCCGCTGGACAAGCCGGAAGTCGTTTCCACCAAGGGGATGCGCGTCGATGAAGCCGTGAAGAAAATTCTCGGCCAAGAAGGGACCGAAGTGAAGTTGACCGTCGAACGCGAAGGCGAAGCCGCCCCGCTGACAATCACCCTGACCCGCGCTCGCATCGATGTCGAAAGCGTGCTGGGTGTCATTCGCAAGCCGGATGATTCTTGGGAATATTACATCGACAAGGCTCAGAAGATTGCCTACATCCGCTTGACCCAGTTCACGGAAAAGTCGGGCCGCGAATTGTCCCGCGTCGTGCGTCAACTCGAACGCGAAGGGGCCAAGGGGCTGATTCTGGACGTGCGTGGGAATCCGGGTGGCTACCTGACCTCGGCGGTGGAAATCTGCGATCTGTTCATTGATGACGGCGTGATTGTCCGCATCCGCCCCCGCAAGGGTCGGCAAGTGGAATACACCGGCCGCATGGATGGCAGCGTGCTGGATCTGCCGATGGTCTGCCTGATCAACGGCGAATCGGC
This DNA window, taken from Tuwongella immobilis, encodes the following:
- a CDS encoding S41 family peptidase, with the protein product MNRVVWVALLGAIAMAWGTAPARAAEPPKMYALIVGAGDFSDPAIKTRPTAVSDAIALYETLTNPDYRGIPKENVTLLLSSKQEQYGAKPATKDNILAALKALSKVAQKDDLVFISLFGQGASIGQRTCYFCQDSTVKDRGNNALVGGAVENECKNLASQHLFVTLDIHFKGFDPGKENIGEPRLLDLTRAFLGIVDEEATIPTGKTVVLASRSPVSLVAPNKGGIFGIALIEALQGKADVEGDGADGLVTVEEAATYLEKRVPELAREFGTSREEKEQEPIALRGTSRFELTHNPAEWPRTKERLEKFAKLAGQLSDAEKLEGEKLLGRMPKLKALKELRQEYQKLADGVIALGAFQDARKRIEESRVLEPEIAKKYADRVMAGIDLVADEYIKILNRGEMTADAINGLYKRADETVPPELAKKLDSAKEMDRLELKDLLAEARLSLGKREDLDGTKDADMSLQMTLVKLDPYTIYIDAEEIKRTESQLTGRFTGIGVQIRRDLSRDGLLVITPIKGSPAYKAGLQAGDLITSIIREVDNNGDPLDKPEVVSTKGMRVDEAVKKILGQEGTEVKLTVEREGEAAPLTITLTRARIDVESVLGVIRKPDDSWEYYIDKAQKIAYIRLTQFTEKSGRELSRVVRQLEREGAKGLILDVRGNPGGYLTSAVEICDLFIDDGVIVRIRPRKGRQVEYTGRMDGSVLDLPMVCLINGESASASEILSACLQDHGRAIIMGSRSYGKGSVQNIQSFSPTQAKIKLTTATFWRPSDKNLNKPSTKGKEEEDWGVRPDKKYELILPPEEGALLDKELQEREIIPAKNKKAAPKTEKPFQDRQLDMAIEYLRGQVKLSSK